The Quercus lobata isolate SW786 unplaced genomic scaffold, ValleyOak3.0 Primary Assembly Scq3eQI_2016, whole genome shotgun sequence genome has a segment encoding these proteins:
- the LOC115973094 gene encoding toll/interleukin-1 receptor-like protein, producing the protein MAATTTCSEPLDYEYDVFLSFRGEDTRKNFTDHLYYALKEARIHTFRDDNEIREGEDLSSELLQAIERSRISLVVFSKNSVSSRWCLDELVKIIEFRLMSDQKVLPIFYDVDPSNVRKQRGTFELAFVEHKKRYFSEKRKGWRLDKYEYTVLKWREALRLAATLKGWHLGSTTDG; encoded by the coding sequence ATGGCTGCCACTACAACTTGTTCTGAACCCTTGGACTATGAGTACGATGTGTTCCTGAGTTTCAGAGGCGAAGACACTCGCAAGAACTTCACCGATCACCTTTACTACGCTTTGAAAGAGGCTAGAATCCACACCTTCAGAGACGACAATGAGATCCGAGAAGGAGAAGATCTTTCTTCCGAGCTTTTACAAGCAATAGAAAGGTCCAGAATATCCCTCGTCGTGTTCTCCAAAAACTCCGTGTCTTCTAGGTGGtgtttggatgagcttgtgAAGATCATTGAGTTCCGACTAATGTCAGATCAGAAGGTTTTGCCTATATTCTATGATGTTGATCCCTCCAATGTGCGCAAGCAGAGGGGTACTTTTGAACTAGCATTTGTAGAACATAAAAAGCGTTACTtttctgaaaaaagaaaagggtggCGTTTGGATAAATACGAATACACAGTGCTTAAGTGGAGGGAAGCTCTCCGTTTAGCTGCTACTTTAAAAGGGTGGCATCTGGGAAGCACTACAGATGGGTAA
- the LOC115973101 gene encoding TMV resistance protein N-like has product MLLFYDVDPSDVRKQSGSYEEAFVEHEKRYLLDKDKVFRWRGALTQIASLSGWHLQDGHEAETIRSIIQEILSQLDNKYLFVALYPVGVKTRMKDINSLLCVGANDVRMVGILGMGGMGKTTITKAIYNKFYLHFEGRCFLGNVRETSKQHGLVYLQKQLLSKTLRIGNIEVSSVDRGIVMIPERLRHKRVLVIVGDVDQPKQLNALAGSRDWFGLGSRIIITTRDEQLLTNLQVDGIYRAKQMGDSESLELFSWHAFRNKYPAVGYMGISKSVVAYSSGLPLALEVLGSFLFNRSMKEWDCALEKLKRIPHDKVQEKLKISFDALSDNTYKDIFLDISCFFIGMDKSYVVQILNGCDFFAEIGISVLIERCLLTVDERNKLMMHDLLRDMGREIVRENDPKEPGKRSRLWLDEEVIDILTLCKGMEGVEGLALKLPRSEVNFNTKAFINMGRMRLLQLDYAQLTGDYKYLSKELRWLRWHRFPLKSMPNNFYPRKIVAIDLRYSNLREVWKDPKLLNKLEVLNLSHSHDLTRTPNFSRLPNLKKFILKDCTSLFEVH; this is encoded by the exons ATGTTATTATTCTATGATGTTGATCCCTCCGATGTGCGCAAGCAGAGTGGTAGTTATGAAGAAGCGTTTGTGGAACATGAAAAGCGTTACTTGTTGGATAAAGACAAGGTATTCAGGTGGAGGGGAGCTCTCACTCAAATTGCTAGTTTGTCCGGGTGGCATCTCCAGGACGG GCATGAAGCTGAGACTATTCGGTCTATCattcaagaaattttatcacAACTGGACAACAAATACTTATTTGTAGCACTCTACCCAGTTGGAGTAAAGACTCGCATGAAAGACATTAATTCACTTTTATGTGTTGGAGCTAATGATGTTCGCATGGTAGGAATTTTGGGAATGGGCGGAATGGGAAAAACAACCATTACTAAAGCcatttataacaaattttatcttcATTTTGAAGGTAGATGCTTTCTTGGAAATGTTAGGGAAACTTCCAAGCAGCATGGTCTGGTTTATCTACAAAAGCAACTTCTTTCCAAAACCTTGAGGATAGGAAATATAGAGGTAAGTAGTGTTGATAGAGGAATCGTTATGATACCAGAAAGACTTCGTCATAAAAGGGTACTTGTTATAGTCGGTGATGTAGACCAGCCAAAGCAACTAAATGCCTTAGCTGGAAGTCGTGATTGGTTTGGTTTGGGAAGTAGAATTATTATAACAACCAGAGATGAGCAGTTGCTAACGAATCTTCAAGTGGATGGCATATATAGAGCTAAACAAATGGGTGACAGTGAATCTCTTGAGCTCTTTAGTTGGCATGCCTTTAGAAATAAATATCCAGCTGTAGGTTATATGGGCATCTCAAAAAGTGTAGTTGCTTATTCAAGTGGATTGCCACTGGCTCTTGAagttttgggttcttttttgtTCAACAGGAGCATGAAAGAATGGGACTGTGCATTggagaaattaaaaagaattccCCATGATAAAGttcaagaaaaactaaaaataagctTTGATGCACTAAGCGATAATACATATAAGGATATATTCCTTGATATATCATGTTTCTTTATTGGAATGGACAAAAGCTATGTTGTACAAATATTGAatggttgtgatttttttgcCGAAATTGGAATCAGTGTACTCATTGAGCGGTGTCTTCTTACGGTTGATGAGAGAAACAAGCTTATGATGCATGATTTGCTTCGAGACATGGGAAGAGAAATTGTTCGTGAAAATGACCCCAAGGAACCTGGTAAACGTAGTAGATTATGGCTGGATGAGGAGGTAATTGACATACTGACACTATGTAAG GGAATGGAAGGAGTTGAAGGACTCGCTTTAAAATTGCCAAGAAGTGAGGTGAATTTCAATACAAAAGCATTTATAAACATGGGAAGGATGAGATTACTCCAACTTGATTATGCACAACTCACTGGGGATTATAAATATCTTTCCAAAGAGTTACGGTGGCTCCGTTGGCATCGATTCCCTCTAAAGTCTATGCCAAACAACTTTTATCCAAGAAAGATAGTTGCAATTGACTTGCGATATAGCAATCTTAGAGAAGTTTGGAAAGATCCCAAG CTGCTCAATAAGTTGGAAGTCCTAAATCTCAGTCATTCACATGATCTAACCCGGACCCCTAACTTTTCAAGACTCCCcaatcttaaaaaatttatactcaAAGATTGTACAAGTTTGTTTGAGGTTCACTAA
- the LOC115973096 gene encoding disease resistance protein RLM3-like: MAATTTLSKPFSSSSSSSSYQPSDDYRYDVFLSFRGEDTSMSFTDHLYYALTKAGFRTFIDNFRRTEDYSSEIFPIIQEFRIFLIVLSKNYASSTGCLEELVEILQCCRRSNQMVVPIFYHVSSSDVRNQFEEEYPSGGELSLKLLIFPG, encoded by the exons ATGGCTGCCACTACAACTCTTTCCAAACccttctcttcatcttcttcgtcttcttcctACCAACCCTCCGACGACTATAGGTACGATGTGTTCCTGAGTTTCAGAGGCGAAGACACTAGCATGAGCTTCACCGATCACCTCTACTACGCTTTGACAAAGGCTGGATTTCGCACCTTCATAGACAATTTCCGAAGAACAGAAGATTATTCTTCCGAGATTTTCCCAATAATACAAGAGTTCAGAATATTCCTCATCGTCTTGTCCAAAAACTACGCGTCTTCCACGGGGTGTTTGGAGGAGCTCGTGGAGATCTTGCAGTGCTGTAGAAGGTCAAATCAGATGGTTGTCCCTATATTCTATCATGTTAGTTCCTCCGATGTGCGCAACCAGTTTGAAGAAGA GTATCCATCTGGAGGGGAGCTCTCACTGAAATTGCTAATATTTCCGGGTTGA